In Citrus sinensis cultivar Valencia sweet orange chromosome 4, DVS_A1.0, whole genome shotgun sequence, one DNA window encodes the following:
- the LOC127901784 gene encoding probable LRR receptor-like serine/threonine-protein kinase At3g47570 yields MSSIIVSICFFILCCFSFSLQSTDYMLKSNETDQLALLQFKAKVTHDPLEVLRSWNYSRHFCQWKGVTCSRRHQRVTGLRLPSLLLQGSLSPHIGNLSFLRVLDLKNNSFRNEIPQEIGYLFRLRILELNNNTFGGQIPDNISHCVNLESLRLGVNELVGKVPGLLGSISKLRMLTVHYNNLSGEIPSSLGNLSSLEVLSAAANQFVGQIPETLGQLKRMRDILLGVNKLSGEIPFSIYNLSSLNYLDFPHNQLQGSLPSDLGFTLPNLERLNVGGNQFTGPIPASISNASNLMRLTIPMNGFSGKVPSLENLHKLQWVSFYLNHLGNGKKDDLEFVNSLVNASRLELLQISDNNFGGMLPEAVGNLSTRLRILIVGNNQLFGNFPNGLRNLVNLELLHLGGNQFTGRIPGSIGDLHKLQTLWLPGNKFWGEIPSSIGNLTSLAILDFAENMLEGNIPSSLGKCQNLILLDLSNNNLSGTIPTEVIGLSSLSIYLDLSQNHLNGPLPSNFGILKNLGFIDISENKLSGEIPSSIGSCIMLVQLIMNGNFFQGNIPSSFSSLRGIENLDLSRNNLSGRIPKYLENFPFLQNLNLSFNHFEGEVPIKGVFSNSSAISLDGNDNLCGGISELHLSTCSIKESKQSRSRSLKLIIPVVTGILLVTGMSCLIITSWRDKSKRKPATPPSALLASILRVSYENLFKATDGFSLENLIGAGSFGSVYKGVLNHDDHETLVAVKVLNLQHRGASKSFMAECQALRSIRHRNLVKIITSCASVDFQGNDFEALVYEFMVNGSLEEWLHPNREALKNLNLLQRLSIAVDVASALDYLHHYCETPIVHCDLKPSNVLLDSELTAHVGDFGLAKFLPEATNNLSSNQSSSVGVKGTVGYAAPEYGMGSEVSTSGDVYSFGILLLEMFTGKRPTNEMFTGNLTLHNFVKEALPERLAEIVDPELLVEREEGETSNANAHKQWTRSFSGKECLVSVLGIGAICSSELPRERMSMEEVAAQLVSFRNKLVKNVRGQPAT; encoded by the exons ATGAGTTCAATCATTGTAagcatttgtttctttattttatgttgCTTCAGCTTCAGCTTGCAATCAACCGATTATATGCTCAAAAGCAATGAAACTGATCAACTTGCATTGCTTCAATTCAAGGCCAAAGTTACTCATGACCCTCTTGAGGTTTTGAGATCATGGAACTATTCCAGGCACTTTTGTCAATGGAAAGGTGTCACTTGCAGTCGACGGCACCAAAGGGTGACTGGATTACGTCTTCCATCTTTACTCTTGCAGGGGTCTCTGTCGCCTCACATTGGTAATTTGAGTTTTCTCAGAGTGTTAGATCTCAAAAACAATAGCTTCCGCAACGAAATCCCTCAAGAGATTGGATATCTGTTCAGGTTACGAATTTTGGAGCTGAACAACAATACATTCGGAGGTCAAATTCCTGACAACATATCGCATTGCGTTAACCTTGAATCCCTCAGGTTAGGCGTCAATGAGCTTGTGGGGAAAGTTCCTGGGTTACTAGGCTCCATATCAAAGCTCCGGATGCTCACAGTACACTACAACAATTTGTCGGGAGAAATCCCATCTTCCTTGGGCAATTTGTCATCACTCGAGGTCCTCTCAGCAGCTGCAAATCAATTTGTGGGACAAATTCCTGAAACACTGGGTCAGCTAAAGAGGATGCGTGATATATTATTGGGAGTAAATAAGCTATCAGGTGAAATCCCTTTCTCAATCTACAACTTGTCTTCGCTTAATTATTTGGATTTCCCTCATAACCAACTTCAAGGAAGCCTTCCATCAGACTTAGGCTTCACTCTGCCTAATCTTGAACGATTAAACGTTGGTGGTAATCAGTTTACTGGGCCTATTCCTGCTTCAATATCCAATGCCTCAAATCTAATGAGACTTACAATCCCAATGAATGGATTCAGTGGAAAGGTGCCTAGTTtggaaaatttacataaactCCAATGGGTTAGTTTTTATCTGAATCACTTAGGAAATGGGAAAAAGGATGACTTGGAATTTGTCAATTCTTTGGTCAACGCTTCCAGACTAGAGCTACTGCAAATTAGTGACAACAATTTTGGTGGAATGTTACCTGAAGCTGTGGGGAACTTGTCAACCCGACTTAGAATATTAATAGTTGGAAACAATCAGTTGTTCGGAAATTTCCCAAATGGATTAAGAAATCTTGTTAACTTAGAGCTTTTACACCTTGGGGGCAACCAATTCACAGGCCGAATTCCGGGAAGTATAGGAGATCTTCATAAGCTGCAGACGTTGTGGCTTCCGGGGAACAAGTTTTGGGGGGAAATTCCATCTTCTATAGGAAATTTGACATCGTTAGCTATACTAGATTTTGCGGAAAACATGTTAGAGGGAAACATTCCATCAAGTCTAGGGAAATGCCAAAACTTGATATTATTAGATCTCTCCAATAACAACCTCAGTGGTACCATACCCACTGAAGTGATTGGTCTCTCTTCCTTGTCAATCTATCTTGATCTATCTCAAAACCATTTGAATGGTCCTTTGCCCTCTAATTTTGGTATCTTGAAAAATCTGGGTTTTATAGACATATCGGAGAACAAATTGTCTGGTGAAATTCCAAGCAGTATAGGAAGTTGCATTATGTTGGTACAACTCATCATGAATGGTAATTTCTTTCAAGGGAATATCCCTTCATCATTCAGTTCTTTGAGAGGCATTGAGAATCTTGATCTTTCGAGGAACAATTTGTCTGGCCGAATTCCAAAATATCTGGAAAACTTTCCCTTTTTGCAGAATTTAAATCTGtcttttaatcattttgaGGGTGAAGTACCAATAAAAGGAGTCTTCAGCAATTCGAGTGCTATATCTCTTGACGGAAATGATAACCTCTGTGGTGGCATATCTGAGTTGCATTTATCTACTTGTTCCATCAAAGAATCAAAGCAATCACGTTCCCGTTCCCTAAAACTGATTATTCCTGTTGTTACAGGAATTTTGTTAGTAACAGGGATGTCGTGTTTGATAATTACTTCCTGGCGGGACAAATCAAAAAGGAAGCCGGCCACTCCTCCATCAGCTCTCTTGGCTTCGATTTTACGAGTGTCCTATGAGAATCTGTTCAAAGCAACTGACGGGTTCTCTTTGGAAAACTTGATTGGTGCCGGTAGCTTTGGTTCGGTCTATAAAGGAGTCCTCAATCATGATGATCATGAAACGCTGGTGGCAGTTAAGGTGCTTAATCTTCAACATCGAGGAGCTTCAAAGAGTTTCATGGCGGAGTGTCAGGCCTTGAGAAGTATTAGGCATCGGAATCTCGTCAAAATAATAACTTCCTGTGCAAGTGTTGACTTCCAAGGAAATGATTTCGAGGCTTTAGTTTATGAGTTCATGGTTAACGGAAGCCTGGAGGAATGGTTGCATCCAAACCGTGAGGCACTTAAGAATCTAAATCTCCTGCAAAGACTGAGTATTGCCGTTGATGTTGCTTCCGCATTGGATTATCTTCATCATTATTGCGAAACTCCCATAGTCCATTGTGATCTCAAGCCAAGCAATGTTCTTCTGGATAGTGAATTGACTGCCCATGTAGGTGATTTTGGATTAGCAAAATTCCTTCCGGAAGCCACCAATAACTTGTCATCTAATCAATCAAGCTCTGTTGGAGTAAAAGGAACCGTTGGTTATGCTGCTCCAG AGTACGGAATGGGGAGCGAAGTCTCAACAAGTGGAGATGTGTACAGTTTTGGAATACTCTTGCTGGAAATGTTTACAGGAAAGAGGCCGACGAATGAAATGTTTACAGGCAATCTAACCCTACATAATTTTGTCAAGGAAGCTCTTCCTGAAAGACTCGCTGAAATTGTTGATCCAGAGCTTCTTGTAGAAAGAGAAGAAGGGGAGACAAGCAACGCCAATGCTCACAAACAATGGACCAGAAGTTTTAGTGGTAAAGAGTGCTTGGTTTCCGTACTGGGAATCGGAGCCATTTGCTCTTCAGAGTTGCCGAGAGAACGAATGAGCATGGAAGAGGTTGCGGCTCAGCTGGTTTCCTTCAGAAACAAACTTGTCAAAAATGTGCGAGGCCAACCAGCAACTTAG